A stretch of DNA from Lotus japonicus ecotype B-129 chromosome 4, LjGifu_v1.2:
CATACTTCTGCTTCTTTGTTGCAGCCTTCAGACCTTGCCAAGGAAGACTGAACACAATAATAAGTTATATAAAAGTTAGGACATTTCGTTCAATCATCTCAACAGATATTAGACTGACAAAATACATTAGGAAAAAACCAAGTAGAGCAGAATGGCACACCTTCCTCTGAGGAAGTACAAAAGTACATATCCTAGTGATTCCAAATCATCCCGTCTACTTTGCTCTGCAAATAATATAGCAAGCCAGCAAGAGTTAACATCCATTCAGGGTGAAGGGTTAATAACATCTAACTTCAGACTTACCAATCCCAAGATGAGTATTGCAACTAGCATAACGTGCAGTCCCTGTTAAGTTCTTGTTCTCCCTGTGTTGCAATTGTTAGAGTATTATTACACGGAAAAAGAATcttcaaaataaagaaaatgaaatcatAGAACTACCTGTAAGGGATGTGGCGATTGGTTGAGGAGTCCCGATATCGTTTTGCCagcccaaaatcaattatgtaaACCTGAAAAGAACAGCATAATTACACATACATGGAACCTTAACAAATACATACATAGTGGAAGGAAGGGCAAGTACAAGAAGGTTACCTGGTTGGCCTTCCGTCCAAGTCCCATGAGGAAGTTATCGGGTTTAATATCCCTGTGTAAAAACCCTTTAGAATGTGCATATTCTATTCTAGTGATCTGCCCCAAATTTGAAAAGAAGAATTAATATCAAGTGTAGAACTATAACAGATAAAATTAACAGGTTTTCAGAAGTAAAATGCAAGACTATAACAGATAAAAGTGAGCATGAAGGGTCAGTTGTTGTGCCCCCAAATTTTTCAAAATGTAGCAGCAGCATACCATTTGATCAGCTAACATTAACACTGTCTTCAACGAAAACTTCCTTCCACAATACACGAAAAGATCCTCGAGACTCGGTCCCAGCAAATCAAGAACAAGCACGTTATCCTCCCCGTCTACCCCAGACCATCTCGTGCCCGGAATGCCACCTGCATACCAATCAACAAATTAATAAGTGTGaccaaattcaaaattttagaaCAATAACACACGcgaaaaaagaagaagcttaACACTGCAAATTGCAAAATACATACTTCCTCCTTGAAGAATATTGTAGAGTTTTGCCTCATAAAGCAGTTGTGGATGCTTAGTTTTACTGTTCTCCTGCAACAACACCGAATAGAGAGTAGTAACTAGTAAGTACCAATGTATCATAAACACGTAAACAACTCAATTTTATGTGAATTAAAAACCTAATTGCCAGTGAGCACCAATCAGAACTGACTCATGCAATATAATCATACACGAAAAAATCGCAATCAGCAATAGTGTTCATAAATTAGGGCACAGAATCAGATAGCGAATATGAAAAGTAAGAACAGAGAGACTCACTATCTTGACTGCAACGATCTCAAACGTATCAATATGCGTAGCTGCAAGGGAAAAAAGCGCGATCAGAACAGATAAACGAAGAATCAACAGTTGTTGTGGAATCAATTGAATACTCACCGAGGTAGATTTCACCGAAGGATCCGCTTCCGATCTTGCGGCCGAGCTTGTATTTGCCGCCAACGATACGCTCCATGTGGTGGAAGGTTCCAGAAGCCAGTGACAGTGAGGTTTATGAACCAAACCAGAGTGCGAGAGAGGGAAGAAGTGAATTATTGATGGTTCTCGGTTTTTTGGTGTGCTTTTCAGCACTGAATCATGAGAGAAGAGAAACCAGAGCCACAcagtagagagagaaagaggagagagatagatagagagagagagagagcgaagGTTATATACATACACGAAATGCTTCATGGAGGTGGGGGTATTTGTGTCTTTTAATGAGTTGTTGTTTGTATGCTCACGGCGACTGACTCTGTAGTCTGTAGGTTAAGTACAGGCATCCATTTACTCGCATGGGCCATGGACTACTGcagtattttatattttcttgaacaacattattatttttaaataaaatcataatattTTACTTTGTCCCTTTAGTTTTTAAATTTGCAAAGGCATTCCACGTGCGTTACTCATGAGATTAATCTCCTCGATACTCAGATATCATATTAAGTGAataagtattttccaacaaataTTTTACCATACGCACTGCTCAAATTTGGACTAAATATTCACGAAATTCAGTTATTTATCAAATATGCAAGATATTGTCCGTCTTAATCTAGATCATgtatgattttgtttttttgctAATGATCATGTATGATTTTGGTTGCTCTAAACTCAAATTACTTCATCTcccaaatattattttaatttttttagggtTTATGATAAATTTAGTATATGATTTAATAATAAGAGTTTAAAGATGATGTGAAAACTTGTTAAACTTGGAATGATTTGGTAGAATATGAAATTAGATTTAAATATATGGGAAAttgatcttttttattttttaaaaaattattatttttattaccTCTGCAATGATTTTATGAATTAGTTTGTTAaaatttatcttaaaaaaatgaatttgagAGTTTTAAGTAGAATCCTAATAATAAAGAGATTAATTTTCAATACTTTAAAAGCTGAGAGACTATGTATGCCCAAAAATTATTGGGGTTTAAAATCTCACATAGTTAATACTAGATgtcttggaattttttttttttggttaaattttctctttcaattattacattttttggtcaaatattaaatattacatatgggaaaaaaataaattggttTTGCCCAAAGTGAGAAAGGAagtaaagaggaaaaaataATAGGAAAATAGGTAAATTCTGATGCAATATAAAGtgaataatagagaaaaataatttagtgTTTTAAGAGATGTACGCATAGACAACATAGTGATCTATGTACATGCAGGGGTCGCACACTGTTGGGTCAACTTTTGTAGGGTACTGCTTACATCACCTACTTcggttttttattaaaaaatgtgAGTTGATTAGAAACTGTCTAGATGGGTTGTGGATAAGCACCAAATATTATAAtgagttttaaaaaattataatgacTCACGCTATTAGGAAACAGAAATGCTACTTGTTACAACACATTCTTTGTCGAAAAGAAATGAAACAAATGCAATTGATTGGTGGAGATATCATCTAATTGGGTCTATGAAACTACCCCACATTATATTTCATCAAACAACCAATGAGTTAACAAGAACTCATTATTGGTTAGTTTTGTTAAATCAGAATTATATTTTTGTCAAATTCTAAATTCATTTctcttcaaataaaaaaaaatgtaattttgtcttcatcaaaggccCAGTTTAGATCAGCCCAAGTAATGCAGCCCATCAGCAAGATCTCAATCGAGGTAGAAGTTCTGTTCTTAGAAATTTGgatgcctatactcaaccacaaaagctagctcaagagttgaggtttggccttatctctagccaatgtcccaaatatgggaggtctccacacaacaaatggatctagaataggctctgataccatattagaaattgggatgcctatactcaaccacaaaagctagctcaagagttgaggtttgcacaacccttataaacacttgattggccttatctctagccaatgtgggacttctaacagcTTGGCGAGGCTGAAACAGAGAGTGAGCAGAGATGGCAGTATTAGGAGAAATGGAGAAGATGATCGCAGTGGGTCTAGTATGGGGCGCCACAAACGCTATCATGCGCCGGGGTGCGCTTCTCTGGGACCAAGCTCTCAAATCCTCCGCCGCAGCCAAGCCACCACCCTCCTCAACCACCTTCTTCCACAAAACCCTCTTCTCCCTCCGCAACTGGCTCAAGCTCCTCTCCATCTGGCAATACTCCATCCCCTTCCTCATCAATCTCTCCGCCTCCGCCACCTTCTTCACCATCCTCTCCGACGCCCCTCTCTCCCTCGCCGTCCCCGTCACCAACGCCACCACCTTCGCCGCCACCGCCATCTTCGGTACCCTCCTCGGTGAACAAACTCACCTCCCTCGCGCTTTCTTTGGTACCGCTTTCATCATCCTCGGCATTTCCCTCTGTATCAACTCCTAGTTTACTATTTTGCTTCTCTTAGCATTCtctatttctttcattttcattttactCTTATGTGTGCTTAGGGTTCATTCATGTTTGCAAATTACTGTGTTCATGAAAATTTATTCTTCCATATATGAGATAACTTGCCATACAAATCAGCATTATTCAGCTACATGGTGTACAAGAATGAAATCACAAAGACAGTGAC
This window harbors:
- the LOC130710953 gene encoding casein kinase 1-like protein 3 isoform X3 — encoded protein: MERIVGGKYKLGRKIGSGSFGEIYLATHIDTFEIVAVKIENSKTKHPQLLYEAKLYNILQGGSGIPGTRWSGVDGEDNVLVLDLLGPSLEDLFVYCGRKFSLKTVLMLADQMITRIEYAHSKGFLHRDIKPDNFLMGLGRKANQVYIIDFGLAKRYRDSSTNRHIPYRENKNLTGTARYASCNTHLGIEQSRRDDLESLGYVLLYFLRGSLPWQGLKAATKKQKYDKICQKKLSTPIEVLCKSHPVEFASYFHYCHSLTFDQRPDYGFLKRLFRDLFAREGYDFDYVFDWTILKYQQSQKNAVQPSLSLQPVPVASNSRGIPMDADNHQGHVKERIRSGNAATSGVKIQLKSPVGRNLSSENPLDKNIFGESNMPSTSYSAGASNRTSLKPAFSAEASNPGQGQGSKIAPSSSWMSSLQRISSAK
- the LOC130710953 gene encoding casein kinase 1-like protein 3 isoform X1, with product MERIVGGKYKLGRKIGSGSFGEIYLATHIDTFEIVAVKIENSKTKHPQLLYEAKLYNILQGGSGIPGTRWSGVDGEDNVLVLDLLGPSLEDLFVYCGRKFSLKTVLMLADQMITRIEYAHSKGFLHRDIKPDNFLMGLGRKANQVYIIDFGLAKRYRDSSTNRHIPYRENKNLTGTARYASCNTHLGIEQSRRDDLESLGYVLLYFLRGSLPWQGLKAATKKQKYDKICQKKLSTPIEVLCKSHPVEFASYFHYCHSLTFDQRPDYGFLKRLFRDLFAREGYDFDYVFDWTILKYQQSQKNAVQPSLSLQPVPVASNSRGIPMDADNHQGLNAYSGHVKERIRSGNAATSGVKIQLKSPVGRNLSSENPLDKNIFGESNMPSTSYSAGASNRTSLKPAFSAEASNPGQGQGSKIAPSSSWMSSLQRISSAK
- the LOC130710953 gene encoding casein kinase 1-like protein 3 isoform X2 yields the protein MERIVGGKYKLGRKIGSGSFGEIYLATHIDTFEIVAVKIENSKTKHPQLLYEAKLYNILQGGSGIPGTRWSGVDGEDNVLVLDLLGPSLEDLFVYCGRKFSLKTVLMLADQMITRIEYAHSKGFLHRDIKPDNFLMGLGRKANQVYIIDFGLAKRYRDSSTNRHIPYRENKNLTGTARYASCNTHLGIEQSRRDDLESLGYVLLYFLRGSLPWQGLKAATKKQKYDKICQKKLSTPIEVLCKSHPVEFASYFHYCHSLTFDQRPDYGFLKRLFRDLFAREGYDFDYVFDWTILKYQQSQKNAVQPSLSPVPVASNSRGIPMDADNHQGLNAYSGHVKERIRSGNAATSGVKIQLKSPVGRNLSSENPLDKNIFGESNMPSTSYSAGASNRTSLKPAFSAEASNPGQGQGSKIAPSSSWMSSLQRISSAK
- the LOC130710953 gene encoding casein kinase 1-like protein 3 isoform X4, with protein sequence MERIVGGKYKLGRKIGSGSFGEIYLATHIDTFEIVAVKIENSKTKHPQLLYEAKLYNILQGGSGIPGTRWSGVDGEDNVLVLDLLGPSLEDLFVYCGRKFSLKTVLMLADQMITRIEYAHSKGFLHRDIKPDNFLMGLGRKANQVYIIDFGLAKRYRDSSTNRHIPYRENKNLTGTARYASCNTHLGIEQSRRDDLESLGYVLLYFLRGSLPWQGLKAATKKQKYDKICQKKLSTPIEVLCKSHPVEFASYFHYCHSLTFDQRPDYGFLKRLFRDLFAREGYDFDYVFDWTILKYQQSQKNAVQPSLSPVPVASNSRGIPMDADNHQGHVKERIRSGNAATSGVKIQLKSPVGRNLSSENPLDKNIFGESNMPSTSYSAGASNRTSLKPAFSAEASNPGQGQGSKIAPSSSWMSSLQRISSAK
- the LOC130714553 gene encoding uncharacterized protein LOC130714553, translating into MAVLGEMEKMIAVGLVWGATNAIMRRGALLWDQALKSSAAAKPPPSSTTFFHKTLFSLRNWLKLLSIWQYSIPFLINLSASATFFTILSDAPLSLAVPVTNATTFAATAIFGTLLGEQTHLPRAFFGTAFIILGISLCINS